The proteins below come from a single Miscanthus floridulus cultivar M001 chromosome 1, ASM1932011v1, whole genome shotgun sequence genomic window:
- the LOC136542209 gene encoding uncharacterized protein: MALRTLHLPSKLTRPNSHSFSPSSSPPHQPKLPPRPDPPQTRVAIATTTEKQQLHKRSTSLLKCGANLHGCMDEVVQTPKDQTAEIPLVMYPSVVFPGATLQLQAFEFRHRIMMHTLLQQGLRFGVICSACKNGSRMADVGCVVHVVECERLTDDRFFLTCVGKDRFRVIDIVRTKPYVVARIQVLSDRHQGSDDSVPQGDLGSLMQQVEQHLKNVAMLSDKLNQKPLPYHQGDQLHRLHTAASLSFLVASLFIDDRLEQQTLLQMDDTGQRLVREGMYLERRSKHLAAIAAIKDAFQHLSCNEK; this comes from the coding sequence ATGGCCCTGAGGACCCTGCACCTTCCATCCAAATTGACAAGGCCAAACAGCCACAGCTTCAGTCCATCGTCGTCGCCTCCTCACCAGCCAAAGCTTCCTCCAAGACCCGACCCACCACAAACAAGAGTTGCCATTGCCACGACCACGGAGAAGCAGCAGCTCCATAAGAGGAGTACATCGTTGCTGAAATGCGGAGCCAATCTGCACGGCTGCATGGACGAGGTTGTTCAGACCCCGAAAGACCAGACCGCCGAGATCCCCCTCGTCATGTACCCATCAGTCGTCTTCCCCGGCGCCACGCTCCAGCTGCAGGCGTTCGAGTTCAGGCACCGCATCATGATGCACACCCTGCTCCAGCAGGGCCTCAGGTTTGGGGTCATCTGCTCGGCTTGCAAGAACGGGAGTAGGATGGCGGACGTGGGGTGCGTTGTCCATGTCGTGGAGTGCGAGAGGCTCACCGACGACCGATTCTTCCTCACCTGCGTGGGCAAAGACCGCTTCCGGGTCATCGACATCGTCAGGACAAAGCCCTATGTGGTTGCAAGGATCCAGGTGCTGAGTGACCGCCACCAAGGCTCTGACGATTCTGTGCCACAGGGTGACTTGGGTAGCCTGATGCAGCAGGTGGAACAGCACCTGAAGAATGTGGCCATGCTCTCGGACAAGCTGAACCAGAAACCACTGCCGTATCATCAGGGCGATCAGCTCCACAGGCTGCATACCGCCGCTTCGCTCTCATTCCTCGTCGCAAGCTTGTTCATCGATGACCGCTTGGAGCAGCAGACGCTGCTGCAGATGGATGACACCGGGCAGCGGTTGGTGCGGGAGGGGATGTACCTGGAGCGCAGGAGCAAGCACCTAGCGGCCATAGCAGCGATCAAGGACGCCTTTCAGCACTTGTCCTGCAATGAGAAGTAG